A DNA window from Paenibacillus sp. HWE-109 contains the following coding sequences:
- a CDS encoding DUF1294 domain-containing protein, with protein MTYFLVYLLLMNIITFIEMGHDKGQAKKGGRRVPEKRLFTLAALGGGIGGWLGMRVWRHKTKHTSFVIGIPLLVVLNCICVILIAIYM; from the coding sequence TTGACTTATTTTCTTGTTTATTTATTGCTGATGAATATCATTACGTTTATAGAAATGGGACATGACAAAGGACAGGCCAAAAAAGGCGGTCGCCGCGTGCCGGAGAAACGGCTGTTTACCTTGGCTGCGCTCGGTGGCGGAATCGGCGGTTGGCTGGGGATGCGCGTATGGCGTCATAAAACCAAACATACCTCGTTTGTGATTGGTATTCCGTTGCTCGTTGTACTCAATTGTATCTGTGTTATTCTTATTGCCATTTATATGTAA
- a CDS encoding AraC family transcriptional regulator — protein MRIRPPKFLFRLFLFSMLLGTLPVLVLGVLSYQKSSEIIQDKVAKGNMLNLEQTQQRVEQILKTADKSAVQFISASLVSSAMNMQLTPDQFETVNGLLQGLHQLQSFDLGIYDVLLVSLNQGWAINNSTEVFRLDSFAQAEMVRNYAKYGKTSFWTIAEAEGQVHMVKKLPLHSLVPSGLMIMKFQSKELNKLLANNSDLGEVMILNEEGVVLAHSNPAYIGKDFSHAAELQSLLQGTDAIGTYHTSVSGDVGVTFRKSPYNGWTYVSISSVDLITKDSKVIEWYTYTACLLILAVTMLLSWLGSRRMYGPISRLYRSLQAEPEQAAYHNRDELQYIGSQVHEMLHTKHRLTGIIEGQQRQVEELFMIKLYQGEVRAKEIKERLGVFTDKEAWKQVCVMAVQIDTLEDTRYAEMDKDLLLFAINNMVGEIVPSSARLKPTVIHHTQVTLIGRTGLSEDSYKKQINDWAAEIRQKVEQFLELGVSVGISRFYPTVESAQMAYQDATEALKYTIRTGPGSVIHIVDVEPEGTILSRFPHRIEQELLDAVKLADFAQADLLLDDYLQEVFQEKVGHREYFVPLTAFLMDLIRMAQHLGEPIESLYDGEKSLIDQLYRLKTIMEIGQWFRLTLIYPMMELLEKKRKHQYAKISDQMLAMIHQEAETDLSLDLCASRLGYHPDYIRGVFRKEVGVNFSDYVSSFRLQLAKTMLVDTELKIAEIAERLHYNNSQNFIRYFRKQEGITPGQYREKYLSRE, from the coding sequence ATGAGAATCCGTCCACCCAAATTCTTGTTTCGGTTGTTTCTATTCAGCATGCTGCTGGGAACACTTCCGGTACTTGTACTAGGCGTGCTGTCCTATCAGAAATCCTCTGAGATCATTCAGGATAAAGTCGCGAAGGGAAACATGCTGAATCTCGAGCAAACCCAGCAACGGGTGGAGCAGATTCTGAAGACAGCGGACAAATCGGCGGTGCAATTCATCAGTGCCTCCTTGGTGAGTTCAGCCATGAATATGCAGCTAACCCCGGACCAATTCGAAACGGTCAATGGCTTGCTGCAGGGACTGCATCAGCTGCAAAGTTTCGATCTGGGCATCTATGATGTGCTGCTGGTCAGCTTGAATCAGGGTTGGGCGATTAACAACAGCACCGAAGTATTCAGACTGGATAGCTTCGCGCAAGCGGAGATGGTGAGGAATTACGCCAAATATGGCAAGACCAGCTTCTGGACGATTGCAGAAGCAGAGGGGCAGGTGCATATGGTTAAAAAGCTTCCTCTGCATTCGCTTGTTCCTTCGGGGTTAATGATTATGAAGTTCCAAAGCAAAGAGCTGAATAAACTGCTCGCCAACAATAGCGACCTTGGTGAAGTGATGATTCTCAATGAGGAGGGGGTGGTGCTTGCGCACAGCAATCCGGCCTATATTGGGAAAGATTTCAGCCATGCTGCTGAGCTGCAGTCTCTTCTGCAGGGGACAGATGCGATCGGCACCTATCATACGAGTGTGAGTGGCGATGTCGGCGTAACCTTCCGCAAGTCCCCTTACAATGGGTGGACCTATGTTTCCATATCGTCAGTTGATCTCATAACGAAGGATTCCAAAGTGATTGAATGGTATACCTATACAGCATGCTTGCTGATTCTTGCCGTCACGATGCTGCTATCCTGGTTAGGTTCGAGGAGAATGTACGGCCCAATCAGCCGATTGTACCGCTCTCTTCAGGCGGAGCCAGAGCAGGCGGCTTATCATAATCGCGACGAGCTTCAATATATTGGGAGTCAAGTTCATGAGATGCTGCATACCAAACATCGCTTGACCGGTATTATCGAAGGACAGCAGCGGCAGGTGGAGGAGCTGTTCATGATCAAGCTTTATCAAGGGGAGGTGAGAGCCAAGGAGATTAAGGAAAGGTTGGGCGTATTTACGGATAAGGAAGCCTGGAAACAGGTATGTGTTATGGCCGTCCAAATTGATACGCTTGAAGACACTCGGTATGCGGAGATGGATAAAGACCTGCTGCTGTTTGCGATTAATAATATGGTTGGAGAAATCGTGCCATCGTCTGCAAGGCTGAAACCGACGGTTATTCATCATACACAGGTTACGCTGATCGGCAGAACGGGATTGTCCGAGGATTCGTATAAGAAGCAGATCAACGATTGGGCGGCTGAGATTAGACAGAAGGTGGAACAATTTCTGGAATTAGGAGTTAGTGTGGGCATTAGCCGGTTTTACCCTACGGTTGAGTCCGCCCAGATGGCCTATCAGGATGCAACAGAAGCGCTGAAATATACGATTCGCACAGGACCGGGTTCTGTCATTCATATTGTCGATGTAGAGCCGGAGGGGACGATTCTGTCCCGTTTTCCCCATCGGATTGAGCAGGAGCTGCTGGATGCTGTGAAGTTGGCGGATTTCGCGCAAGCGGATCTGCTGTTGGACGATTATTTGCAAGAGGTCTTTCAGGAAAAAGTAGGGCATCGGGAATATTTTGTTCCACTGACGGCATTCTTGATGGATTTGATTCGAATGGCGCAGCATCTGGGTGAGCCGATAGAGTCGTTGTATGACGGGGAGAAATCGCTGATCGATCAATTGTACCGATTGAAGACGATCATGGAGATTGGACAATGGTTCCGGTTAACGCTTATCTATCCGATGATGGAATTGTTGGAAAAGAAACGTAAACACCAGTACGCCAAAATCTCCGATCAGATGTTGGCGATGATTCATCAGGAGGCGGAGACAGATCTATCACTCGATCTATGCGCATCCAGGCTGGGCTATCATCCAGATTATATCCGGGGGGTGTTCCGTAAAGAGGTAGGCGTGAATTTCAGCGATTATGTCTCGAGCTTCCGCTTGCAGCTGGCCAAGACGATGCTGGTGGACACGGAGCTGAAGATTGCCGAGATTGCCGAGAGATTGCATTATAACAATTCCCAGAATTTTATTCGTTATTTTCGCAAGCAAGAAGGAATTACACCCGGACAATACCGGGAAAAATACCTTTCCAGGGAGTGA
- a CDS encoding ABC transporter permease: protein MAMKIVLRDRWLYLMLLPGIVYFLLFKYLPMWGVLIAFQNYQPFLGFWHSDWVGMKHFIRFFNEPTFWMLFRNTVMLALYNLIFFFPLPIAIALMLNEVRKEFLKRFVQTMIYIPHFFSWVVVVGIFYLLFTVEGGVVNEAIVRLGGEKANFLISADWFRTLIMTEVIWKETGWGTIIFLAALAGVDPGLYEAAKIDGAGRWRQLWHITLPAIRNTIVILLILRLGHFLDTGFEQIILMLNAMNREVGEVFDTYVYSVGINQAQFSYSTAVGLFKSLVGLILVLATNALAKKSGDEGIY, encoded by the coding sequence ATGGCGATGAAGATTGTTCTCCGCGACCGCTGGCTGTATCTCATGCTCTTGCCGGGCATTGTGTATTTCTTGCTGTTTAAATATTTGCCGATGTGGGGTGTATTGATCGCTTTCCAGAATTACCAGCCTTTTCTTGGCTTTTGGCATAGTGATTGGGTGGGAATGAAGCATTTTATCCGGTTTTTTAATGAGCCAACGTTCTGGATGCTGTTTCGCAATACAGTTATGCTGGCGCTGTATAACCTGATTTTTTTCTTTCCGCTGCCGATTGCAATCGCTTTGATGCTCAATGAGGTTCGCAAGGAATTTCTGAAACGATTCGTTCAGACGATGATTTATATCCCGCATTTCTTCTCGTGGGTCGTTGTTGTCGGTATTTTCTATCTGCTCTTTACAGTGGAAGGAGGTGTGGTGAACGAGGCGATTGTAAGGTTGGGCGGGGAAAAGGCGAACTTCCTCATCAGTGCGGATTGGTTCCGAACGTTAATTATGACCGAGGTGATCTGGAAGGAGACTGGTTGGGGTACGATCATTTTCCTTGCCGCCTTGGCTGGCGTGGATCCTGGCTTGTATGAAGCTGCCAAAATCGATGGGGCGGGACGCTGGCGTCAGCTCTGGCACATTACATTGCCGGCGATTCGCAACACGATTGTGATCTTATTGATTTTACGGTTGGGTCACTTCCTGGATACGGGCTTCGAACAGATTATCCTGATGCTCAATGCGATGAATCGCGAGGTTGGCGAAGTTTTTGATACGTATGTGTATTCCGTGGGGATCAATCAGGCGCAATTCAGCTACAGTACGGCCGTTGGTCTGTTCAAATCGCTGGTTGGCTTGATTCTGGTGCTGGCAACGAACGCACTGGCCAAGAAGTCTGGAGATGAAGGAATTTATTAA
- a CDS encoding extracellular solute-binding protein produces MTERSGRQASGWSVAGAIVLAAGLLAGCSQGGDESANASASPQGTVGSAKPMEPLKLSMMNMYYSAEPPKADNEAVKMIEEYTGTKLDITWVPNSAYNDKINATIAAGELPQIMMIASNKSQSIVNAVKSGMFWEVGPYLKEYPNLSKLNPLVLNNIAVDGKTYGIFRSRPVAREGIILRKDWLESVGLSEPKTIDDFYGVIKAFSTKDPDKNGKNDTFGMYEGRGMNGFQTILGWYGGPNLYGVQDDKIVPDFMSKEYVDALKFYKRLYDEKLINQDFAVVPGTKRQEAINQGNAGLIISTLDDVNAGFNDLAKANPKAELDVASRIKGPKGERLMLFNGGYVGTYMFPKTSVKTEKDLKNILGFLDKLADAKMQNLFEWGVEGKHYKVENGKPARTDGKAYETDINAIYQLRFDDGALVTAGEDASIVKKYKQMFKDNAAIAVPNPAESFQSATLAEKGSELTKIIQDARIKFIMGNIDEAGWNLALEQWRKGGGDKIIEEYTTQYKAFKK; encoded by the coding sequence ATGACAGAACGCAGTGGACGACAAGCAAGTGGTTGGAGTGTTGCCGGAGCAATTGTACTTGCGGCAGGGTTACTTGCAGGATGCAGTCAAGGCGGGGATGAATCGGCGAATGCTTCGGCGTCTCCGCAAGGCACGGTAGGGTCGGCGAAGCCTATGGAACCGCTTAAGCTGTCCATGATGAACATGTATTACTCGGCTGAACCACCGAAAGCGGATAACGAAGCGGTCAAAATGATTGAGGAATATACAGGGACCAAGCTTGATATCACCTGGGTGCCGAATTCCGCTTATAATGACAAAATCAATGCTACGATTGCCGCAGGCGAGCTTCCCCAGATTATGATGATTGCCAGCAATAAGAGCCAAAGTATTGTCAACGCAGTAAAGTCCGGCATGTTCTGGGAAGTGGGTCCTTATCTGAAGGAGTATCCCAATTTAAGCAAGCTGAACCCTCTTGTTCTGAACAATATTGCTGTTGACGGCAAGACGTACGGCATCTTCCGCAGCCGTCCGGTTGCACGGGAAGGAATCATTTTACGCAAGGACTGGCTAGAGTCGGTAGGGCTGAGCGAGCCTAAGACAATCGACGATTTCTATGGTGTAATTAAAGCGTTCAGCACGAAGGACCCGGATAAGAACGGGAAGAATGATACGTTTGGCATGTATGAAGGAAGAGGGATGAATGGCTTCCAAACGATTCTGGGCTGGTATGGGGGTCCCAATCTATATGGCGTGCAAGACGATAAGATTGTACCTGACTTTATGAGCAAGGAATATGTGGATGCGCTCAAGTTCTATAAACGTCTGTATGATGAAAAGCTGATCAATCAGGACTTCGCCGTTGTACCGGGAACGAAGCGCCAAGAAGCAATCAATCAGGGCAATGCCGGATTAATCATCAGCACACTGGACGATGTAAACGCTGGATTCAATGATCTGGCCAAAGCGAATCCCAAAGCTGAACTTGATGTAGCCAGTAGAATCAAGGGCCCCAAAGGTGAGAGATTGATGCTGTTCAACGGCGGATACGTGGGCACATATATGTTCCCGAAAACGAGTGTCAAAACCGAGAAAGATCTCAAAAATATATTAGGTTTCTTGGATAAATTGGCTGATGCCAAGATGCAAAATCTATTCGAATGGGGCGTAGAAGGCAAACATTATAAGGTGGAAAATGGAAAGCCAGCAAGGACAGATGGCAAAGCTTACGAAACCGATATTAATGCCATATACCAACTCCGGTTTGATGATGGCGCTTTAGTTACAGCTGGAGAAGACGCTTCAATCGTCAAAAAGTATAAGCAAATGTTCAAAGATAATGCGGCTATCGCTGTCCCCAATCCGGCAGAGTCGTTCCAATCCGCTACACTCGCGGAAAAAGGCTCCGAGTTAACCAAAATCATTCAAGATGCCAGAATTAAATTCATTATGGGCAACATTGACGAGGCGGGCTGGAATCTGGCTCTGGAGCAGTGGCGCAAAGGCGGTGGGGATAAAATTATCGAGGAATACACCACACAGTATAAGGCGTTCAAAAAATAA
- a CDS encoding DegV family protein yields MTNIRIVTDSTADIPSALRQELQIAMVPLKIHFGDEQYLDTVTLQSEEFYPKLVSSPHFPRTSQPSPAEFLTVYQSLLEEPDTEIISIHLASVLSGTYQSALLASTMLEDTPGKVHVVDSRSASYGIGALVVAAARAAREGKSAAEILALVQTMRENFYIYFLVDTLEFLQKGGRIGKASALFGSLLNIKPILSLDREGEVAAIDKVRGHKKAIARILELLAADIPSRSIRSMHIAHANNREGAELLREAIMQQFAVEHVDYITLGPVIGAHAGPGTIAAFVSTV; encoded by the coding sequence TTGACTAACATTCGTATCGTAACGGACAGTACAGCGGACATCCCTTCGGCACTGAGGCAGGAGCTTCAGATTGCGATGGTGCCGCTTAAGATTCATTTTGGCGATGAGCAATATTTGGATACGGTGACGCTGCAGTCGGAGGAATTTTATCCTAAGCTGGTTTCGTCGCCTCATTTTCCTCGAACATCACAGCCCTCCCCGGCCGAGTTTCTGACTGTTTATCAAAGCTTGCTGGAGGAGCCGGATACGGAGATTATCTCGATCCATCTGGCTTCGGTCCTGAGTGGAACGTACCAGTCCGCTTTGCTGGCCTCCACGATGCTGGAGGATACACCTGGCAAGGTGCATGTGGTGGATTCCCGTTCTGCTTCCTATGGAATCGGTGCGCTGGTCGTAGCTGCTGCAAGGGCGGCTAGAGAAGGGAAAAGTGCAGCGGAAATTTTGGCGCTTGTCCAAACGATGAGAGAGAACTTTTACATTTATTTTCTTGTGGATACGCTGGAATTTCTGCAAAAAGGCGGCCGAATCGGCAAAGCCTCTGCACTGTTCGGTTCCTTATTAAATATTAAGCCGATCCTTTCCTTGGATCGCGAGGGTGAAGTAGCGGCCATTGATAAGGTGCGCGGTCACAAAAAAGCAATTGCACGCATTCTGGAGCTGCTGGCTGCTGATATTCCGAGCCGCAGCATTCGCAGCATGCACATTGCTCATGCCAACAATAGGGAAGGCGCGGAGCTGCTGCGAGAAGCGATTATGCAGCAATTCGCTGTGGAGCATGTGGACTATATTACTTTAGGTCCGGTGATTGGCGCACATGCAGGTCCAGGCACTATCGCAGCCTTCGTCAGTACGGTGTAA
- a CDS encoding carbohydrate ABC transporter permease, translated as MMKDRTWGGRLFDITNISLLILFSALTVLPFLYMVLGSFASSEEFAKRGMVLIPTKFSLEAYTYIFSTKTIVRSLFNTIFITVVGTFINLLFTVLMAYPLARKELLWRKPIMLMIIFSMLFSGGMIPTFLVVKMLGLMNSLWSLLIPGAISAFNLIILKNFFQQMPEGIEESAKIDGSNDVGILFKIVLPLSLPAIATFSLFYAVGHWNSFFSAILYINDTTKWPIQVILRQVVIMAEGGIGDSSQVNDAFVIPPQSIKMAVITVSTLPILIVYPFLQKHFAKGVLLGSVKG; from the coding sequence CTGATGAAAGACCGCACGTGGGGTGGACGGTTATTTGACATAACGAACATTTCCTTATTAATTTTGTTCTCAGCGCTGACTGTGCTTCCGTTTCTCTACATGGTGCTGGGCTCATTTGCGTCATCGGAGGAATTTGCCAAGCGAGGTATGGTTCTGATACCGACCAAGTTTTCACTGGAGGCTTACACCTATATTTTCTCGACGAAGACGATTGTCCGCAGTTTATTTAATACGATTTTCATAACCGTGGTGGGGACGTTCATCAATTTACTTTTTACGGTGCTGATGGCGTATCCGCTTGCCCGCAAGGAACTGCTCTGGCGCAAGCCGATTATGCTGATGATCATCTTCTCCATGCTGTTCAGCGGGGGAATGATTCCGACCTTTCTTGTGGTCAAAATGCTGGGCTTAATGAATTCGCTCTGGTCCCTGCTGATTCCAGGGGCGATTAGCGCCTTCAATCTGATTATCCTGAAAAATTTCTTTCAGCAGATGCCCGAAGGCATCGAGGAGTCAGCCAAAATCGACGGCAGTAATGATGTCGGTATTTTATTCAAAATTGTACTGCCCTTATCATTACCGGCAATTGCCACCTTTTCGCTATTTTATGCAGTAGGACATTGGAACTCCTTTTTCTCTGCAATTCTGTATATCAATGATACGACGAAATGGCCAATTCAGGTCATTTTGCGTCAAGTCGTCATTATGGCCGAGGGGGGAATCGGCGATTCCAGTCAAGTGAACGACGCGTTCGTCATTCCTCCGCAATCGATCAAGATGGCTGTTATTACGGTATCGACGCTGCCGATTTTGATTGTGTATCCATTTTTACAAAAGCATTTCGCTAAAGGGGTTTTATTGGGTTCGGTTAAAGGATGA
- a CDS encoding MepB family protein — translation METGVNDPISWSYPDTLHSDLLAAKRLVYNLCGYECSQPLSEAQNAEYGAYLFKANSHFIRFRVAKITPTKVGQFVTLWQRIGAGKPQPYDVSEPVEFFVISTRDGNKFGQFVFPKNVLLHRNIISNKGEGGKRGMRVYPSWDKPTSLQAQKTQTWQLAYFLEIPANEPINCVHARMLYSQNK, via the coding sequence GTGGAAACGGGTGTTAATGATCCAATTTCTTGGTCCTACCCAGACACACTTCACAGTGATCTGCTTGCCGCCAAGAGATTGGTCTATAACTTGTGCGGATATGAGTGTTCTCAACCACTCTCCGAAGCCCAAAATGCTGAATATGGAGCCTATTTGTTCAAAGCAAACTCACACTTTATCCGATTTCGTGTTGCTAAAATTACTCCCACGAAAGTCGGACAATTTGTAACGCTATGGCAAAGAATAGGGGCTGGAAAGCCACAACCGTATGATGTATCAGAACCAGTGGAATTTTTCGTTATCAGCACACGGGATGGCAATAAATTTGGTCAATTTGTGTTTCCCAAAAATGTTCTGTTACATCGCAATATCATATCCAATAAAGGTGAAGGTGGGAAACGTGGCATGCGTGTCTACCCGTCTTGGGACAAGCCTACAAGCCTTCAGGCTCAAAAAACTCAGACATGGCAGTTAGCATATTTTCTTGAAATACCAGCAAACGAACCGATAAATTGTGTTCATGCTAGAATGCTTTACAGCCAAAACAAATAA
- a CDS encoding stage VI sporulation protein F has protein sequence MSYQQYGIDPALVERVKFKMKNPEIKERIKMLLQGVTKADLQNHAKVTRLIGLAANILGEKLNGNQTTQVLEFIIAQKIDPSNTFHLIRLWAMFR, from the coding sequence ATGAGCTATCAACAGTATGGCATCGATCCCGCGCTCGTGGAGCGTGTGAAGTTCAAAATGAAGAACCCAGAGATCAAGGAACGTATCAAAATGCTGCTGCAGGGCGTCACCAAGGCTGATTTGCAAAACCATGCGAAAGTTACACGCTTAATCGGGCTTGCTGCCAATATCTTAGGCGAGAAGCTGAACGGCAACCAGACGACGCAAGTCTTGGAGTTTATTATTGCGCAAAAGATTGATCCTTCCAACACCTTTCACTTAATCCGACTGTGGGCGATGTTTCGTTAA
- a CDS encoding alpha/beta hydrolase family protein yields the protein MSFDKYEDSIRAKRQFEGDRDNRYSPYCDLIYYPSSRDPQLRLAMRVLKPHKPSRILVTTHGWHMSIPPFEYKNTAYNVGYLTIEVDMRGRAFSDGNPDCNGWELLDVIDAVNYVRKHYQDCIIDPDVVYFEGGSGGGGNAYAIVGKFPDFFAAATAMCGITDYAVWYDNDAIGEFQDELDVWIGFPPQADPEAYRSRSGITLAENLRTPLFIAHGETDIRVPVEHARMYMNRVRQLAFNERVSYLELEGVGTREHWGNASEEQMGRMMELSERNRLRNASPIDIPDQGSFIVAGYLITKKFAVVLDSLDKVASVHYDLNKNEFIVTGDRVGGYSIHRWE from the coding sequence ATGAGCTTCGATAAATACGAGGATTCAATCCGAGCTAAACGTCAATTTGAGGGAGATCGCGATAACCGCTACTCGCCCTACTGCGACCTGATTTATTATCCTTCTTCTAGAGATCCGCAGCTTAGGTTGGCAATGCGAGTCTTAAAACCGCATAAGCCTTCGCGCATTCTAGTGACGACTCATGGTTGGCACATGAGTATACCGCCATTCGAATATAAGAATACGGCTTACAATGTCGGGTATCTTACGATTGAAGTGGATATGCGGGGGAGGGCTTTCTCAGATGGCAATCCAGACTGTAATGGTTGGGAGCTGCTGGATGTCATCGATGCCGTGAATTATGTGCGCAAACATTATCAGGACTGCATTATAGATCCCGATGTGGTGTATTTTGAGGGCGGAAGCGGCGGGGGCGGAAACGCCTATGCGATTGTCGGCAAGTTTCCAGATTTTTTTGCAGCGGCTACGGCGATGTGCGGAATTACGGATTACGCCGTTTGGTATGACAATGATGCCATTGGAGAATTCCAAGATGAATTGGATGTATGGATAGGCTTTCCCCCGCAGGCTGATCCAGAAGCCTACAGGTCTCGGAGCGGCATAACGCTGGCGGAGAATCTGCGCACGCCATTATTTATCGCTCATGGCGAAACGGATATTCGAGTTCCGGTAGAACACGCGAGAATGTATATGAATCGTGTCCGACAGCTGGCATTTAACGAACGAGTAAGCTATCTGGAGCTAGAGGGGGTAGGGACGCGGGAGCATTGGGGGAATGCGTCTGAAGAGCAGATGGGACGGATGATGGAACTAAGCGAAAGGAATCGGCTTCGCAACGCCAGTCCCATTGATATTCCTGATCAAGGTTCCTTTATTGTGGCAGGCTATCTCATCACGAAGAAATTCGCCGTTGTGCTTGATTCTTTGGATAAAGTAGCTAGCGTGCACTATGATCTGAACAAAAATGAATTTATCGTGACCGGAGATCGCGTCGGAGGCTATTCGATTCATCGATGGGAATGA
- the recG gene encoding ATP-dependent DNA helicase RecG produces MDLNQIAVREVHGVGAQKALELNAMGVFTVMDLLEYVPFRYEDYTVRDLASVKDGDRVTVKGYIIGEPVLQRYSGKSRLSCKVMVDEFLLTAVWFNRHFLKDRLRPQQEIILTGKWDGKRRQMSVSDSEFPGQGDSNTGTIQPVYSVAGSITQKWMRKVIAQALTQYSAMISEVLPESLTGRYGFMPRSKALAVIHTPSGVEEGKQARRRMVYEELFLFQLKLQAYRAVTRNRADGLKQQVDLPAVRAFVRALPFQLTESQKKVVAELLHDMQEPYSMNRLLQGDVGAGKTIVAAIGLYATVKAGYQGALMVPTEILAEQHNRSLTSLFEPYGLQVALLTGSSTDRQRRDLLASLQMGLIDVLVGTHALIQEDVLFRQLGLVVTDEQHRFGVNQRSILRRKGMQPDVLTMTATPIPRTLAITAFGDMDVSTLRELPKGRKPIKTYAVQHAMLERVLGFIQREVAAGRQAYVICPLIEESDKLDVQNAIDVHIQLQQHFPQMRIGLLHGRMSAQEKEAIMRAFKEGTVEALVSTTVIEVGVDVPNATLMVIYDADRFGLSQLHQLRGRVGRGEHQSFCVLIADPKTEVGKERMKAMTETTDGFEIARRDLELRGPGDFFGTKQSGLPEFRIADMMADFEVMEEARDDAAELVGDSSFWTGASFLGLRAYLERSHIFDSEVLD; encoded by the coding sequence ATGGATTTAAATCAAATTGCAGTACGCGAAGTCCATGGTGTTGGCGCTCAGAAGGCACTTGAGCTAAACGCCATGGGCGTTTTTACGGTTATGGATTTATTGGAATATGTGCCGTTCCGGTATGAGGATTACACGGTCCGTGATTTGGCGAGCGTGAAGGACGGCGACCGCGTCACCGTGAAGGGGTATATCATCGGCGAGCCGGTGCTGCAGCGTTACAGCGGCAAGTCCCGATTATCCTGCAAGGTGATGGTGGATGAGTTCCTGCTGACGGCGGTGTGGTTCAACCGCCACTTCTTGAAGGACCGCTTGCGGCCGCAGCAGGAGATTATCCTCACTGGCAAGTGGGACGGCAAGCGCAGGCAAATGAGCGTGTCCGATTCAGAGTTTCCCGGACAAGGGGATTCGAATACCGGCACGATCCAGCCGGTTTATTCGGTTGCGGGCTCGATTACACAGAAGTGGATGCGCAAGGTCATTGCGCAGGCGCTGACACAGTACAGCGCCATGATCAGTGAAGTGCTGCCGGAGAGCCTGACCGGCAGGTACGGCTTCATGCCGCGCAGCAAGGCGCTGGCGGTCATCCACACGCCGAGTGGCGTGGAGGAAGGCAAGCAGGCGCGCAGGCGCATGGTCTATGAGGAGCTGTTCCTGTTCCAGCTCAAACTGCAGGCTTACCGCGCCGTGACGCGCAACCGGGCGGACGGGCTTAAGCAGCAGGTGGACTTGCCTGCTGTCCGCGCGTTCGTGCGCGCGCTGCCCTTCCAGCTGACGGAGTCGCAGAAGAAGGTCGTCGCTGAGCTCCTGCACGACATGCAGGAGCCTTACAGCATGAACCGACTGCTGCAGGGCGATGTCGGTGCGGGCAAGACGATCGTTGCGGCCATAGGCCTCTACGCGACGGTGAAGGCTGGCTACCAAGGCGCGCTGATGGTGCCGACGGAGATCCTGGCCGAGCAGCACAATCGCTCGCTGACCAGCTTGTTCGAGCCCTACGGGCTTCAGGTGGCGCTGCTGACCGGCAGCTCGACCGATCGCCAGCGGCGGGATCTGCTGGCTTCCTTGCAGATGGGCCTGATCGACGTGCTCGTCGGCACGCACGCGCTCATCCAAGAGGATGTCCTCTTCCGCCAGCTGGGACTGGTTGTGACGGATGAACAGCATCGCTTCGGGGTGAACCAACGCAGCATTCTGCGGCGCAAGGGGATGCAGCCCGATGTGCTGACGATGACGGCGACGCCGATTCCGCGCACGCTGGCGATTACCGCCTTTGGCGACATGGATGTGTCGACGCTGCGCGAGCTGCCGAAGGGGCGCAAGCCGATCAAGACGTACGCGGTTCAGCATGCGATGCTGGAACGCGTGCTCGGCTTCATTCAGCGCGAGGTGGCCGCAGGCCGGCAGGCGTATGTGATTTGTCCGCTCATTGAAGAGTCGGACAAGCTCGACGTGCAGAATGCGATCGACGTCCACATTCAGCTGCAGCAGCACTTCCCGCAGATGCGGATCGGCCTGCTGCACGGGCGGATGAGCGCGCAGGAGAAGGAAGCGATCATGCGCGCGTTCAAGGAAGGGACCGTGGAGGCGCTCGTCTCCACCACGGTCATCGAGGTTGGCGTGGACGTGCCGAACGCCACGCTGATGGTTATCTACGACGCCGACCGCTTCGGCCTGTCGCAGCTGCACCAGCTGCGCGGGCGGGTTGGCCGCGGCGAGCACCAGTCCTTCTGCGTGCTCATCGCCGACCCGAAGACGGAGGTCGGCAAGGAGCGCATGAAGGCGATGACGGAGACGACGGACGGCTTCGAGATAGCCCGCCGCGATCTGGAGCTGCGCGGGCCGGGGGACTTCTTCGGCACGAAGCAAAGCGGGCTGCCGGAGTTCCGTATCGCCGACATGATGGCGGATTTCGAAGTTATGGAAGAGGCGCGCGATGATGCGGCGGAGCTGGTGGGCGACTCGTCCTTCTGGACCGGGGCGTCTTTCCTGGGGCTGAGAGCCTACTTGGAGCGTTCGCATATTTTTGATAGCGAAGTGCTGGATTAG